Genomic segment of Eschrichtius robustus isolate mEscRob2 chromosome 7, mEscRob2.pri, whole genome shotgun sequence:
GTAGAGGGAGATTGGTGCGCCCCCTCTGCCCGCAGCCGCTCTCTGGACCCCTGATCCAGCCCCTCTGCAGCCCGGAGCCCCGCTCCAGACCCTGGTTGGGTCCTCCGCCTTCCCACTACGGCCCGCCAGAGGCCAGGTTGTGCTTTCGGGCCGGCGGGGACTGGAGCAGGGCTCGGTCACTCCCCTGAGCCCGAGTGCTGGGAACCGCCCCGCGCCCCCTCCAACCCCCCTCCTTGCGGGGTGGGCCGGACCTGGGGCGCCTTAAAAACCAGAGCTGGTGCTCGGGTCGCCGCCGCTTTGAGCAGGATCCAACGTCGCTACGGTTACCCTGAACCACCTCGCAGACCCCAGCAGCCATGGCCAGCAAAGGCTTGCAGGACCTGAAGCAGCAAGTGGAGGGGGCGGCCCAGGAAGCGGGTGAGAACTGCGCGCGATCTGGGGCGCATGCTGGGACCCCCGGGTGGAcgcgggggtggggctgggggcagaagCCTGGGGACTGCGCAGCCGGAAAGTCGGTGGGCGGTTCTGGCTAGGAAGGGCCCTCTCCTGAGCTGCAGGGACCTGGAAGGACGCCCACCCGGACCAGCCCGGGAATGATGCCTCGAGGGAAGTGGGGGAACAGCAGTGCCTGAGGAGTGGGGCGGGAGGGGGGCGCTTTGGGCATTGCCAGAGCCAATCCGAGGCAGCTGCTAGGGCCGGGAGCGGCCCCACCCGGGCCCTCAGGGGAGAGTGACGGTCCACGAGGAGAGCGCGCTCCGCCACCCCACGCCCGATCTCTGCCCGCCAAGTCCCAGAGGCGCACAGAAACAGGATGGGACGGGTGGCTCCAGACTCCCACCGGGCTTTGTTTTGAGCACTCCCCCCCTCCTCCGAAATACTCATTTCCTCTTAAGTCCTCACGCAGAGGACCTTCCCACCTTCATGCGGGCAGGGCAGGTCCCCAGTCTTAGTTTCTCCACCTCTGGCTCCTTCCCCCTCAGACCTGAGGTTAtgcagctgggggctggggatggaCTGGGGAGTAGGGTACGTAAGGAAACTTCAGCCCcaccagcggcagctcttccagTCCCAGCTCAGCCTCCCTTGGGACTCCAGCTCCCAATCTGTCCTACACATAACCCTGTCAACAGACAACACCTAAACCAACCCCCTCCTTCATCAGTGCCCCAAGGAAAGCCCACAGTTGCTCCCCTGAGGCTAAAATGGTACCAGGAAGTCTCTGTCTACAGTACCCTTCCTTCTGGGCttcactttccccatctgtaagtgGAGTGCAGAGTCTCCTTCCCTGTGGTCTTGACTGTGCTATGTCAGACAAAGACCCCAGGGACCTCTGTAAGCAGTAGACCCAGGGTCTGCCTGACCCCTGTACCCCCTGGTCCCCAGGGTCTGCGTAAAGCAGGCCCTTTCCTGTTCAGCAGCAAGGATAAGTCAGATCTCTGAAGGCCAGAGCCACCTGTCTGCCTACCGAGCAGGTGGGGACCCACCTGAGCCCCTGGAAACCCTGTTCTTCACAGGCACAAACTCTGGTCTAGAGGAGATGGCCTGGCTTTGGAAGTTTCACCTACTTTCCACACTTCGTTTCCTAATGCCTTAACGCTGCCTGCTCACGGAGGCACTGGCAGTCATTGCTTGTGTGCCCTCTGGGGAGAGGCACAGGAGAGAGGAGGTAGTGAGAGGGCCTTGCAAAGTAGAAGCCCCAGTGCTCTAAATGTGGGAATTCAGGCATCTGGGCCAAGCCTCCGGGGGAGAAGTTGTTAAAGGCGGCAGGGTTCTCCCTGGGCTGTGCCCAGCAGTAGCCACAGCCCAGATGCCAATTCCAGCCTGGCCtagccctgccttccttccttgcttggaTATTTTTGCAGCAATCCTGGAGAGGCAAGGGAAGCAGGCCAGACAGGAGGAGCCCAGAGTTACAAATAAACAAGAACAACCTGTAGTCATGGGAAGGGCTCATGCCCCTCACTGAGTGGCCTTGGTCAGAGAACTTTACCTCAGTGCCATCCATCCCTGGGCCTGCAGGACAGACCACTCTAGAGAACAGATGAGGTTGGCAATGGTGAGGCCCCTGTGGTTGGTGGTATCTCAACAGGGGCTAAAACCCACGTGTCTCTGTTCTAGTGACGGCGGCTGGAGCAGCAACTCAGCAAGTGGTGGATCAGACCACAGAAACAGGGCAGAAAGGTCTGGTGGGGCTGGTGGGCAGGAGGGTGGACAGCCCCAGCAtggccctgccctccacccagCCCTTGCCCAGACACACCCTCTCCTCTGCAGACCCTCTACCAGCATTGCTTCCTGGGGAGGGAGACCCAGGCCAAGCTAACCCTGCAGGGCTGTGGTTCCCCAGGGCCCCGCACTCAACTGCCCTATCCTTTCCTTTCCCAGCCATGGACCAGGTTGCCAAGTCTACCCAGGAAACCATCGACAAGACTGCTAACCAGGCCTCTGAGGCTTTCTCGGGTTTTGGGAAAAAACTCGGCCTCCTGAAATGACAGAAGGGAGACATGGGTGACTCCCTTCCAGGCCCGGAGCTCTAGCAGGCTCTTGGCGGGCCACCTCATTAAAGCACATATGCCTACTCTGTGTCCGTCCCCTTCATGTCTCCTCCCAAACTGGGCCCAGCCCCGCCTCGCTTAGAGCAGAGGCTCGGGGATCCAGAAACTCAGCCCTGACGTCCAGAGTCCTGGCATTCCAAATTCGGAAACCCAGACGGATTGTCCAGGAATTCATTTCCCATATCTCAACCGTGCGTCCAGACTCTCCCTTATCCAAATTTCAACCCCCCATCTAGGTACGTGCCCCTCCCCCGCTCTATTCCCCCTGCCCCCGATTCCAAAACCGCTCCCTCAGCTCCAGGAACCCGCCCCTTCCTAGGAGGGGGATACTCGGTGCCCAGATCCTCGAGGAGCTCAGCTCTGGGCGGGGGGCGAAGGGTTCCAACGGCAGGGGCCTCGGGAACTTCTCCCAGTGAGCTAAGCCGGGGCGGGGGGCTGGACGCATCGAGGCATCCTAGGGCCAGGCGCCCGCGAGGGCTTCAGGCGGCAGGAATTCTCGGGGAAGAGAGGGGACGCAGGGAGGGGGCTTTCGGTCCTCGTCACCCTACGTCGCCTGCCCGCTGTGCGACTGTCGCACCCGACGGTGAGTCACGGGGCAGGACCGGGTGGGCGAAGACACGCCCCGAAGATCTGAGTCCCACCCAGTTGACTTGTGTTTGGCGCGGTCGCCAGGAGCTCCGCCCAAGACGCGCCCCCTGGGGAGGTGCTTGCGGCGCACGGGGCGGTGCACGTGGGTGCGGTGCACATGGGCGTGAAGCGCTGGGACCCGgctgtgtgcgtgcgcgcgctaGGCCACTCCCTCGGGCACCCCTTCCCTTCCGGAGGCACCTGTACCTTCTGGCCCAGTGCAGAGGccggcttttttctttttttttaaaaaaattaattaatttatttatt
This window contains:
- the ADIRF gene encoding adipogenesis regulatory factor, producing MASKGLQDLKQQVEGAAQEAVTAAGAATQQVVDQTTETGQKAMDQVAKSTQETIDKTANQASEAFSGFGKKLGLLK